Proteins found in one Myxococcaceae bacterium JPH2 genomic segment:
- a CDS encoding glycosyltransferase has product MDLFPIHLLFIVVLMNRYILGPFLRRLKGKHFERVDDTYQPRVAVVIPLFNEGKGIVDTINALLAQDYPSELLQIIVVDDCSQDDSFAWALKAAEGHRNVIVTRNPENMGKRKGINRGVRTAEDAEIIVSVDSDVIVDRRAVRELIRRFVEPNIAAVGGRTYVTNRHQNWLTKMIEIKFHFAQQWLKDLERSFRQVMCLSGCLTAYRRHVLLELEPILEARAIAGVPIKYGEDRFLTRQIVKHDYETVYTLDSFCFTAAPANLAGYFAQQLRWRRSNLVDLLSGLSHAWRLHPVITIHYVSQLALLLSYPVVIVANVINGEFWDILSFHFLVIGLLGFIYRLETRHLPADRRVSGASFLPMALLMPVTYALFTPLALLTLDSGSWETRGSPKAAPTLAPSPQGVSSTHAGEGTQS; this is encoded by the coding sequence ATGGATCTCTTTCCCATCCACCTGCTGTTCATCGTCGTGCTGATGAATCGCTACATCCTCGGGCCGTTCCTGCGCCGCTTGAAGGGCAAGCACTTCGAGCGCGTGGATGACACCTACCAACCCCGCGTCGCGGTGGTCATTCCCCTCTTCAACGAAGGCAAGGGAATCGTCGACACCATCAACGCGCTGCTCGCTCAGGACTATCCGAGCGAACTCTTGCAGATCATCGTCGTGGACGACTGCTCGCAAGACGACAGCTTCGCCTGGGCGCTCAAGGCGGCGGAGGGCCACCGCAACGTCATCGTCACGCGCAACCCGGAGAACATGGGCAAGCGCAAGGGCATCAACCGCGGCGTGCGCACCGCGGAGGACGCGGAGATCATCGTCTCGGTGGATTCGGACGTCATCGTGGATCGCCGCGCCGTGCGCGAGCTGATCCGCCGCTTCGTGGAGCCGAACATCGCGGCGGTGGGTGGCCGCACGTACGTGACGAACCGCCATCAGAACTGGCTGACGAAGATGATTGAAATCAAGTTCCACTTCGCCCAGCAGTGGCTCAAGGACCTGGAGCGCAGCTTCCGTCAGGTGATGTGCCTGTCCGGGTGCCTCACCGCGTATCGGCGCCACGTGCTCCTGGAGCTGGAGCCCATCCTGGAAGCGCGCGCCATCGCGGGCGTCCCCATCAAGTATGGCGAGGACCGCTTCCTCACCCGGCAGATCGTCAAGCACGACTACGAGACCGTCTACACGCTCGACTCGTTCTGCTTCACGGCCGCGCCCGCCAATCTGGCGGGGTACTTCGCGCAGCAGCTCCGGTGGCGACGCTCCAATCTGGTGGACCTGCTGTCGGGCCTGTCTCACGCCTGGCGGCTGCACCCGGTCATCACCATCCACTACGTCTCGCAGTTGGCGCTGCTCCTGTCGTATCCCGTCGTCATCGTCGCCAACGTCATCAATGGCGAGTTCTGGGACATCCTCTCGTTCCACTTCCTCGTCATCGGGCTGCTCGGCTTCATCTACCGACTGGAGACGCGGCACCTGCCCGCGGACCGTCGCGTCTCGGGCGCCAGCTTCCTTCCCATGGCGCTCCTGATGCCCGTCACCTATGCGCTCTTCACCCCGCTCGCGCTCCTGACGCTGGACTCGGGGAGCTGGGAGACGCGCGGCAGTCCGAAGGCCGCGCCCACCCTCGCGCCCAGTCCCCAGGGCGTTTCGTCCACCCACGCGGGTGAGGGCACGCAGTCATGA
- a CDS encoding DUF2183 domain-containing protein, with amino-acid sequence MDLVVATKKLETLRALMNGHTDRAEEQRILALLTEATAEELNFLLANVDLAALLSDMDDRLLGPHHHTAALELLATRRAGELSVPVRASLVTALQVGSTPAMAERGIRDLLCITRGRELTALKNLLDAGGDFHDLAQLVFDDVDDRGVREAILSHVRHEALGNPSGENKVLSDIDDTFFVNWKDTRYPSQTVYPGVTQFYRELDRGPGLAPGRLGDLTFVSARPMDPLGLIENNTLAQLEARGVPTPVMLSGDFFHLLGNARIAEKKFENFQRYAQLFPEYGFVFVGDSGQGDVDFGAKMRAAEPDAVHAVFIHDVVATPEPQRLAHRAQRIYFFDTYVGAAVEAFGLGLIARDGVDRVAQVATAAMRTIAFQTPAQKEAREAELRRDLARVQALASARPPAKG; translated from the coding sequence ATGGACCTGGTCGTCGCGACGAAGAAGCTGGAGACGCTGCGCGCCCTGATGAACGGCCACACCGACCGCGCCGAGGAGCAGCGCATCCTGGCGCTGCTCACGGAGGCCACGGCGGAGGAGCTGAACTTCCTGCTGGCGAACGTCGACCTCGCGGCACTCCTGTCGGACATGGATGATCGCCTCCTGGGTCCGCACCACCACACCGCCGCCCTGGAGCTGTTGGCCACCCGGCGCGCGGGCGAGCTGTCCGTACCCGTGCGCGCCTCGTTGGTGACGGCGCTTCAGGTGGGCAGCACGCCGGCCATGGCCGAGCGGGGCATCCGGGACCTCCTGTGCATCACCCGGGGCCGCGAGCTGACGGCGCTGAAGAACCTGCTCGACGCGGGCGGAGACTTCCACGACCTCGCGCAGCTCGTGTTCGACGACGTGGATGACCGCGGCGTGCGCGAGGCGATCCTCTCGCACGTGCGTCACGAGGCACTCGGCAATCCCAGCGGCGAGAACAAGGTCCTCAGCGACATCGACGACACCTTCTTCGTCAACTGGAAGGACACACGCTATCCCTCGCAGACGGTGTACCCGGGCGTCACCCAGTTCTACCGTGAGCTGGATCGCGGGCCGGGCCTCGCCCCCGGCCGGCTGGGCGACCTCACGTTCGTGAGCGCGCGCCCCATGGATCCGCTGGGGCTCATCGAGAACAACACGCTCGCGCAACTGGAGGCGCGCGGCGTGCCCACGCCCGTCATGCTGTCCGGCGACTTCTTCCACCTGCTGGGCAACGCCCGCATCGCGGAGAAGAAGTTCGAGAACTTCCAACGCTACGCCCAGCTCTTCCCCGAGTACGGCTTCGTCTTCGTGGGCGACAGCGGCCAAGGCGACGTGGACTTCGGCGCGAAGATGCGCGCCGCCGAGCCCGACGCCGTGCACGCGGTCTTCATCCATGACGTGGTGGCGACGCCCGAGCCCCAGCGGCTCGCCCACCGGGCCCAGCGCATCTACTTCTTCGACACCTATGTCGGCGCGGCGGTGGAGGCCTTCGGTCTGGGCCTCATCGCGCGAGACGGCGTGGACCGGGTGGCCCAGGTGGCCACGGCCGCGATGCGCACCATCGCCTTCCAGACACCCGCGCAGAAGGAGGCCCGAGAGGCCGAGCTGCGCCGGGACCTGGCGCGCGTCCAAGCCCTCGCATCCGCACGGCCGCCCGCGAAGGGCTGA
- a CDS encoding MBL fold metallo-hydrolase, whose product MLDRPMYLKPDVAIEPLYNQWYVWWFLLSPATAPLFVTRLHLKLMQSFVANPDVHVAALQNPALMGGPFINHPVARVPQVKALLERTTREQAHMLAYAAALTELEHLLASAKGDSLEPLYAKVPELLRGYVELTYDLSHRANARVMEPLLYRSPYYREASQSIALMRVSGDARKYIFSTPRLEGDTPLWLQVPFRHEGIDALFRMRTTPGSPGQVAEMLGVSNDAAPAFADLFTETPPRKPEPYTGPGVRVRYFGHACVLLETREVSVLTDPVISYEFPTELSRFTHADLPEKIDYVLITHGHADHLMMETLLQLRHRIGTIVVPRNNGGSLADPSLRLMLEHTGFRNVVEIDDLQEIRIPGGSLTGIPFMGEHSDLTIQAKTAHLVRLGGRAMLMAADSNAIEPRLYEHLKPLVGPLDILFLGMECEGGPMSWMYGPLLSQPLPRKMDQSRRLNGSNAARATEILNHLQPRESYVYAMGQEPWLRHVMVLQYDETAPQMIESNRFLEVCRSRGIPAERPFLKLERILE is encoded by the coding sequence ATGCTCGACCGCCCGATGTACCTGAAGCCAGACGTTGCCATCGAGCCGCTCTACAACCAGTGGTACGTCTGGTGGTTCCTGCTGTCTCCCGCCACCGCGCCGCTCTTTGTCACGCGATTGCATTTGAAGTTGATGCAGTCCTTCGTGGCAAATCCAGACGTGCACGTCGCCGCGCTGCAGAACCCGGCGCTGATGGGCGGCCCCTTCATCAACCACCCGGTGGCCCGCGTCCCCCAGGTGAAGGCCTTGCTGGAGCGCACCACGCGCGAGCAGGCGCACATGCTGGCCTACGCCGCGGCCCTGACGGAGCTGGAGCACCTGTTGGCCAGCGCGAAGGGCGACTCGCTGGAGCCGCTCTACGCCAAGGTCCCGGAGCTGCTGCGCGGCTACGTCGAACTCACGTATGACCTGAGCCACCGCGCCAACGCCCGCGTCATGGAGCCGCTGCTGTACCGCAGCCCCTACTACCGCGAGGCCTCCCAGAGCATCGCGCTCATGCGCGTCAGCGGAGATGCCCGCAAGTACATCTTCAGCACGCCGCGACTGGAAGGCGACACGCCCCTGTGGCTCCAGGTGCCGTTCCGCCACGAGGGCATCGACGCCCTCTTCCGCATGCGCACCACGCCGGGCTCACCGGGCCAGGTGGCGGAGATGCTCGGCGTGTCGAACGACGCCGCGCCCGCCTTCGCCGACCTCTTCACCGAGACGCCCCCGCGCAAGCCCGAGCCCTACACGGGCCCCGGCGTGCGCGTGCGCTACTTCGGCCACGCCTGCGTGCTGCTGGAGACGCGCGAGGTGAGCGTGCTCACCGACCCCGTCATCAGCTACGAGTTCCCCACCGAGCTGTCGCGCTTCACGCACGCGGACCTGCCCGAGAAGATCGACTACGTCCTCATCACCCACGGCCACGCCGACCACCTGATGATGGAGACGCTGCTCCAGCTCCGCCATCGCATCGGAACCATCGTCGTGCCGCGCAACAACGGGGGCAGTCTGGCGGACCCATCGCTGCGGCTGATGCTCGAGCACACGGGCTTCCGCAACGTCGTGGAGATCGACGACCTACAGGAGATCCGCATCCCGGGTGGCTCGCTGACGGGCATCCCCTTCATGGGCGAGCACAGCGACCTCACCATCCAGGCCAAGACGGCCCACCTCGTGCGCCTGGGGGGCCGCGCCATGCTGATGGCGGCGGACTCCAACGCCATCGAGCCCCGGCTGTACGAGCACCTCAAGCCCCTGGTGGGCCCGCTCGACATCCTCTTCCTGGGCATGGAGTGCGAGGGCGGCCCGATGAGCTGGATGTACGGTCCCCTGCTCTCCCAGCCGCTGCCGCGCAAGATGGACCAGTCACGCCGCCTCAACGGCTCCAACGCCGCCCGCGCCACGGAGATCCTCAACCACCTCCAGCCGCGCGAGTCGTACGTCTACGCCATGGGCCAGGAGCCGTGGCTCCGGCACGTCATGGTGCTCCAGTACGACGAGACCGCGCCCCAGATGATCGAGTCGAACCGCTTCCTCGAAGTCTGCCGCTCGCGGGGCATCCCGGCGGAGCGCCCCTTCCTGAAGCTGGAGCGCATCCTCGAGTAA
- a CDS encoding thioesterase, whose amino-acid sequence MRSATAPTPLDRWFPTRKPLPEARLRLFCFPFAGGSASIYNGWSTGLPLGVELCAVQLPGRERRLMEPPIASMPALLDAVMPVMAPLLDKPFVLFGYSMGARIALEVARRLHLQGGPQPRGFIAAAAPPPAANDREPIHQLDNPRFIEKLRAYDGTPEEILQHRELLELVLPTLRADFSLAWWENGPDAVKLGIPISVLGSTGDKHVAVSLLERWRDETSSPDVRVRHFAGGHFFIRSHPEQVLSAVREDVARWAATP is encoded by the coding sequence ATGCGAAGCGCGACCGCCCCGACCCCCTTGGACCGCTGGTTCCCCACTCGCAAGCCGCTGCCCGAGGCCCGGCTGCGGCTGTTCTGCTTCCCGTTCGCGGGCGGCAGCGCATCCATCTACAACGGATGGAGCACGGGCCTGCCCCTGGGCGTGGAGCTGTGCGCGGTGCAGCTGCCGGGGCGCGAGCGCCGGTTGATGGAGCCGCCCATCGCGTCCATGCCCGCGCTGCTGGATGCGGTGATGCCGGTGATGGCGCCGCTGTTGGACAAGCCGTTCGTCCTCTTCGGCTACAGCATGGGCGCGCGCATCGCGCTGGAGGTCGCGCGGCGACTGCACCTGCAGGGCGGCCCACAGCCTCGTGGCTTCATCGCGGCGGCGGCGCCTCCTCCGGCCGCGAATGACCGCGAGCCCATCCACCAACTCGACAACCCGCGCTTCATCGAGAAGCTGCGCGCCTACGACGGAACGCCCGAGGAGATCCTCCAGCACCGCGAGCTCTTGGAGCTGGTGCTGCCCACTCTGCGCGCGGACTTCTCGCTGGCGTGGTGGGAGAACGGGCCGGACGCGGTGAAGCTGGGCATCCCCATCTCCGTGCTGGGCTCCACGGGCGACAAGCACGTGGCCGTGTCGCTGCTGGAGCGCTGGCGCGACGAGACGAGTTCCCCCGACGTGCGCGTGCGGCACTTCGCCGGCGGGCACTTCTTCATCCGCTCGCACCCGGAGCAGGTCCTCTCCGCGGTGCGAGAGGACGTGGCGCGCTGGGCCGCTACGCCCTGA
- a CDS encoding 4'-phosphopantetheinyl transferase superfamily protein — MTAPAPLVPLTLRSDEVHVWIVEPERIDDPRLLQAYDALLDPGEREKQRRFRFERHQRQYLVSHALVRLTLSRYAPVAPESWSFVPNAFGRPEIVGPWGARLRFNLSHTDGMALVAVGLEADLGADVEDAERPGETVEIADSFFARTEVQSLRALPRERQRERFFDYWTLKEAYIKARGAGLSLPLDQFAFELSPGQMPRIGFDPRMNDVPDTWQFMQLRPSARHHAALAVRRPRGAPLTVRWQHTVPLSGDSPPRFQSA, encoded by the coding sequence ATGACCGCGCCCGCTCCTCTTGTGCCCCTGACGCTCCGGTCGGATGAAGTCCACGTGTGGATCGTCGAGCCCGAGCGCATCGACGACCCGCGCCTCCTCCAGGCCTATGACGCCTTGTTGGACCCAGGCGAGCGCGAGAAGCAGCGCCGCTTCCGCTTCGAGCGCCACCAGCGCCAGTACCTCGTGTCGCACGCGCTCGTCCGCTTGACGCTCTCGCGCTACGCGCCCGTGGCGCCCGAGTCCTGGTCCTTCGTCCCCAACGCCTTCGGTCGGCCCGAGATTGTCGGACCGTGGGGCGCGCGGCTGCGCTTCAACCTGTCCCATACGGACGGCATGGCGCTCGTGGCGGTGGGGCTGGAGGCGGACCTGGGCGCGGACGTGGAGGACGCCGAGCGCCCTGGCGAGACGGTGGAGATCGCCGACAGCTTCTTCGCGCGCACGGAGGTCCAGTCCCTGCGCGCGCTACCCCGAGAGCGCCAGCGCGAGCGCTTCTTCGACTACTGGACCTTGAAGGAGGCGTACATCAAGGCGCGAGGCGCGGGGCTCTCGCTGCCGTTGGATCAATTCGCCTTCGAGCTGTCGCCCGGGCAGATGCCGCGCATCGGGTTCGATCCGCGCATGAACGACGTGCCGGACACGTGGCAGTTCATGCAGCTGCGTCCGTCGGCGCGACACCACGCGGCGCTGGCGGTGCGCCGTCCGCGCGGCGCGCCGCTGACGGTGCGGTGGCAGCACACCGTGCCGCTCTCGGGGGACTCGCCCCCGCGCTTCCAATCCGCGTGA
- the cysC gene encoding adenylyl-sulfate kinase has product MEQRVGFIVWLTGMSGAGKSTLSGLLRQRLEAERSIERLDGDEVRTWLSKGLTFSREDREENVRRIGYVARLLAKHGVGVLTAAISPYRASREEVRHLATEAGIPFIEIYVQASLDALIARDVKGLYKKALAGEIQHFTGVSDPYEAPESPELVVHSDSESVEASLGRILDLLRARGLLGPTASAA; this is encoded by the coding sequence ATGGAGCAGCGGGTGGGATTCATCGTGTGGCTGACGGGCATGTCGGGCGCGGGCAAGAGCACGCTGTCCGGCCTGCTCCGGCAGCGCCTGGAGGCGGAGCGCAGCATCGAGCGGCTCGACGGGGACGAGGTGCGCACCTGGCTGTCCAAGGGGCTCACCTTCAGCCGCGAGGACCGCGAGGAGAACGTGCGCCGCATCGGCTACGTCGCGCGGCTGCTCGCCAAGCACGGGGTGGGGGTCCTCACCGCGGCCATCTCGCCGTACCGGGCCTCGCGTGAAGAGGTCCGGCACCTCGCCACCGAGGCGGGCATCCCGTTCATCGAGATCTACGTCCAGGCCAGCCTGGACGCGCTGATCGCCCGGGACGTGAAGGGCCTCTACAAGAAGGCGCTCGCCGGAGAGATTCAGCACTTCACCGGCGTGTCGGATCCGTACGAGGCCCCGGAGTCTCCGGAGCTGGTGGTGCACTCGGACTCGGAGAGTGTCGAGGCGAGTCTGGGGCGCATCCTGGACCTGCTGCGGGCTCGCGGGCTGCTCGGCCCGACGGCCAGCGCGGCCTGA
- the cysD gene encoding sulfate adenylyltransferase subunit CysD: MSYELSHLEALEAESIFIIREVAAEFDKPVLLFSGGKDSAVMLHLAVKAFWPAPLPFPLMHVDTGHNFPEVIKYRDERAAELGARLIVASVQEAIDAGKVTEEKGPRASRNRLQTQPLLESIEKHGFNAVFGGARRDEEKARAKERVYSFRDEFGQWDPKNQRPELWNLYNGRHRRGEHIRVFPLSNWTELDVWQYIEQEKVALPSIYFTHRREVFRRDGMLMAWSPFLPLLPGEAVSNAAVRFRTVGDMTCTACVESTADTIEQVIHEIKASRVTERGASRADDKFSETAMEDRKREGYF; encoded by the coding sequence GTGAGCTACGAGCTGTCGCACCTCGAGGCGCTGGAAGCGGAATCGATCTTCATCATTCGGGAAGTAGCAGCCGAGTTCGATAAACCGGTGCTGCTGTTCTCAGGCGGGAAGGACTCCGCGGTGATGTTGCATCTGGCGGTGAAGGCCTTCTGGCCGGCGCCGCTCCCGTTTCCGCTGATGCATGTGGATACGGGGCACAACTTCCCGGAGGTCATCAAGTACCGGGACGAGCGCGCGGCGGAGCTGGGCGCGCGCCTCATCGTCGCGTCGGTGCAGGAAGCCATCGATGCGGGGAAGGTGACGGAGGAGAAGGGACCGCGCGCGTCGCGCAACCGCTTGCAGACGCAGCCGCTGCTCGAGTCCATCGAGAAGCATGGCTTCAACGCGGTGTTCGGCGGCGCGCGGCGAGACGAAGAGAAGGCGCGCGCGAAAGAGCGCGTGTACTCGTTCCGCGACGAGTTCGGGCAGTGGGATCCGAAGAACCAGCGGCCCGAGCTGTGGAACCTCTACAACGGGCGCCACCGTCGCGGTGAGCACATCCGCGTGTTCCCGCTGTCCAACTGGACCGAGCTGGATGTGTGGCAGTACATCGAGCAGGAGAAGGTGGCGCTGCCCTCCATCTACTTCACGCACCGCCGCGAGGTGTTCCGCCGCGACGGCATGCTGATGGCGTGGTCGCCCTTCCTCCCGCTGCTCCCCGGCGAAGCGGTCTCGAACGCGGCGGTGCGCTTCCGCACCGTGGGCGACATGACGTGCACGGCCTGCGTCGAGTCCACCGCGGACACCATCGAGCAGGTCATCCACGAGATCAAAGCGTCGCGTGTGACGGAGCGAGGCGCGAGCCGCGCAGACGACAAGTTCAGTGAAACGGCAATGGAAGACCGCAAGCGCGAGGGATACTTCTAG
- a CDS encoding NAD(P)-dependent oxidoreductase → MSSNRSTKLAVIGSGLMGTALARAFAAAGHDVAVWNRTHSKAKAVGGSTQAFEDLREAVSGRELVVVSLSNYAASAELFGTPSVAAALTGTTLVQLTSGSPADARSGQEWAKAHGVNYLDAAILAYPSFVATEYATVFYAGSRPVFERHRETLQAIASNSVYVDEAIGSAATLDCAILEAYYGGTLAVLHAAAMCKAEGLDPKLFFAQKNSFLGLISVTADAAQGMVERNDFSGDQCSLNTHVAAIEHIVRLSRDARISARFPLELLENYRRALGAGLGPQELPAVFRTLEKD, encoded by the coding sequence ATGTCATCCAACCGTTCGACGAAGCTTGCAGTCATTGGAAGTGGACTCATGGGAACCGCCCTGGCGCGAGCGTTCGCGGCGGCCGGGCATGACGTCGCCGTCTGGAACAGGACTCACTCGAAGGCCAAGGCCGTGGGCGGTAGCACCCAAGCGTTCGAGGACCTGCGCGAAGCCGTCTCGGGCCGAGAACTCGTCGTCGTCTCGCTGTCCAACTACGCCGCCAGTGCCGAGTTGTTCGGGACGCCCTCCGTCGCTGCGGCACTCACCGGGACGACGCTCGTCCAGCTCACCAGCGGGTCTCCCGCCGACGCACGGAGCGGCCAGGAGTGGGCGAAGGCCCACGGCGTGAACTATCTGGATGCGGCGATCCTCGCCTATCCGAGCTTCGTCGCCACGGAGTACGCCACCGTGTTCTACGCCGGCTCGCGCCCTGTCTTTGAGCGCCATCGGGAGACGCTTCAGGCGATTGCGTCGAACTCGGTCTATGTCGACGAGGCGATTGGCTCCGCCGCGACACTCGACTGCGCCATCCTGGAGGCCTACTACGGTGGCACCCTGGCAGTCCTCCACGCCGCGGCCATGTGCAAGGCCGAGGGGCTCGACCCGAAGCTGTTCTTCGCCCAGAAGAACTCATTCCTCGGGCTGATCTCCGTGACGGCAGACGCCGCCCAAGGAATGGTCGAGCGCAATGACTTCTCCGGCGACCAGTGCAGCCTCAACACGCATGTCGCGGCGATCGAGCACATCGTCCGACTGAGCCGCGATGCCCGCATCAGCGCGCGCTTCCCCCTGGAGTTGCTCGAGAACTACCGGCGCGCGCTCGGCGCGGGGCTGGGGCCCCAGGAGCTGCCCGCGGTGTTCCGCACCCTGGAAAAGGATTGA
- a CDS encoding GTP-binding protein: MELLRFATAGSVDDGKSTLIGRLLYDTKSILEDQLAAVERTSKSRGDEYVNLALLLDGLKAEREQGITIDVAYRYFNTAKRKFIIADTPGHLQYTRNMVTGASTADLALILVDARKGVLEQTRRHAFIASLLRVPHLVLCINKMDLVDFDVGVFESIREEFRQFSMKLDVQDLTFIPISALGGDNVVTRSEKMPWYEGPTLLHHLENVHIASDRNLIHVRFPVQGVIRPASAKKFHDYRAYTGAVLGGVLRPGDEVMVLPSGFTTRIKSLELAGKNLEEAFPPMSVNVSLAEELDISRGDMICRPGNPPLVGQDIDAMVCWLSDATQLQPGSRLAIKHTTRSARAMIKQLHYRLDVNTLHRDEQSPGLKLNEIGRVTLRTTVPLFFDEYRRNRNTGSFILVDEGTNATVGAGMINGAAV; encoded by the coding sequence ATGGAACTGCTGAGATTCGCGACGGCGGGTTCCGTCGATGATGGCAAGAGCACCCTGATTGGCCGGCTGCTCTACGATACGAAGTCCATCCTGGAGGACCAGCTCGCGGCGGTGGAGCGCACGAGCAAGTCCCGCGGGGACGAATACGTCAACCTGGCGCTGCTGCTCGACGGGCTCAAGGCCGAGCGTGAGCAGGGCATCACCATCGACGTGGCGTACCGCTACTTCAACACGGCGAAGCGCAAGTTCATCATCGCGGACACCCCGGGACACCTGCAGTACACGCGCAACATGGTGACGGGCGCGTCCACGGCGGACCTGGCGCTCATCCTCGTGGATGCGCGCAAGGGCGTGCTGGAGCAGACGCGCCGCCACGCGTTCATCGCGTCGCTCTTGCGCGTGCCGCACCTGGTGCTCTGCATCAACAAGATGGACCTGGTGGACTTCGACGTCGGGGTGTTCGAGTCCATCCGCGAGGAGTTCCGCCAGTTCTCCATGAAGCTGGACGTGCAAGACCTCACGTTCATCCCCATCTCCGCGCTGGGCGGAGACAACGTGGTGACGCGCTCGGAGAAGATGCCCTGGTACGAGGGCCCGACGCTGCTGCACCACCTGGAGAACGTGCACATCGCGTCCGACCGCAACCTCATCCACGTGCGCTTCCCGGTCCAGGGCGTCATCCGCCCCGCATCCGCGAAGAAGTTCCACGACTACCGCGCGTACACGGGCGCGGTGCTGGGGGGCGTGCTCCGGCCGGGTGACGAGGTGATGGTGCTGCCCTCGGGCTTCACCACGCGCATCAAGTCGCTGGAGCTGGCGGGGAAGAACCTGGAAGAGGCCTTCCCGCCCATGTCGGTGAACGTGTCGCTGGCGGAGGAGTTGGACATCAGCCGCGGTGACATGATCTGCCGGCCGGGCAATCCGCCGCTGGTGGGCCAGGACATCGACGCGATGGTGTGCTGGCTGTCGGATGCGACGCAGCTTCAGCCGGGTTCGCGGCTGGCCATCAAGCACACCACGCGCTCGGCGCGCGCGATGATCAAGCAGCTTCACTACCGGCTGGACGTGAACACGCTTCACCGCGACGAGCAGAGCCCTGGGCTCAAGCTCAACGAGATTGGCCGCGTGACGCTGCGCACGACGGTGCCGCTGTTCTTCGACGAGTACCGACGCAATCGCAACACGGGCAGCTTCATCCTCGTTGACGAGGGGACGAACGCCACCGTGGGCGCGGGCATGATCAACGGCGCCGCCGTTTGA